One Heptranchias perlo isolate sHepPer1 chromosome 5, sHepPer1.hap1, whole genome shotgun sequence DNA window includes the following coding sequences:
- the LOC137321752 gene encoding uncharacterized protein isoform X2: protein MFHVRSTLSVFFFSRITLVLTVFITNTWTQRSPPPGLLQSSCSGRLFWIRLDASFLQDKSWTLGVTDPTGKVYPLTSPFATECGYTVSEDPFGNVVLRASVLACLVVNEGDDLFRLTVQIWIAAIGHMERASTYFHTMTCSYFPWQVREILCEQNYMEVSVQRIIPGIENDYNEDWVAAVPLAQEAENSVWQVVFHLPEGTKTMTVNETLGAHYRIDTTVSRLLLRAPYNATEAEQLMVENVPISSIRSTTFYKQEWMIILIDTAVACPTDGITFTENKITWRIPRRIPSLSFPEEQFYDDSIVMGVNNVVLKPDTIAEMNYTLSYNDTNIVVTIPIGAEGGYYKSHIAHGQYGILYYIELFVEHQWKLTKYTVIHPVATPFMLQPPIVTNRTQMVTVDQADQMGFKIYETILPNDTKAYILEVPFENVNVKQEHLHSDIRRYTLNVIYTFNIIPENELFIQDVEIMCEVADIVLPKATGFCDKKTMYLLVTHGNLVHYWLPFIGKMLVTPQSAHDYGYLIVDNTTHILFGVPLSAMGVIYEQLSLRGIVARLNLTLKDKNTLRIEIHFSVSCNFPAVDLAVCFPNGTMVVTAVVDTLPDLDPSKLVLRDGKCQPREFDHDKALFQFHVDSCGTTRTIKGNYLIYENEVSYPRELIPVDFPVITRDPDYRLTVSCRYQINNTLALGFVKGYQKGTGHNSTANRLQIVRGHKKPRHTLNLHSRIYKSLDYLDFYKDDEYPVVVNWTESLYFEVELLNHKDPQMYLLLDHCWMTTTPDHNSPPEWHIIQAGCENKEEMFVAVFHPVPNRIQDSQHLKRFEVKTLKLSPAEQTVLPKKVYFHCSVGICANKQQATNYSCNGQCIPGKLGQDSLQDYVSLGEVWLFAGTLEQAKNGQGGTMHSYWLWVLGSCSVIFLVLVLILVKMHMYH from the exons ATGTTTCATGTACGTTCCACGTTGAGTGTTTTTTTCTTTTCTAGGATAACGTTAGTCCTGACGGTGTTTATCACCAACACGTGGACGCAACGCTCGCCGCCTCCAG GTCTCCTACAGAGTAGTTGCTCTGGACGTCTCTTCTGGATCCGGCTGGATGCCTCCTTCCTGCAGGACAAATCGTGGACTCTCGGGGTCACCG ATCCAACCGGCAAAGTCTATCCGCTCACCTCCCCGTTCGCAACCGAATGTGGCTACACTGTATCCGAGGATCCGTTTGGTAACGTTGTGTTGCGTGCCTCGGTGTTGGCATGCCTGGTAGTAAACGAG GGTGATGACCTGTTTAGGCTGACTGTGCAAATTTGGATTGCTGCAATTGGCCACATGGAAAGAGCATCAACTTACTTCCATACCATGACTTGCTCATATTTCCCATGGCAAGTGAGAGAAATCCTTTGTGAACAAAACTATATGGAG GTTTCAGTACAAAGAATAATACCAGGAATTGAAAATGACTATAATGAAGACTGGGTGGCAGCTGTTCCATTG GCCCAAGAAGCTGAAAACTCAGTTTGGCAAGTTGTATTCCACCTTCCTGAAGGAACTAAAACCATGACTGTGAATGAAACATTGGGGGCTCATTACAGAATTGATACAACAGTTTCTCGGCTATTATTGAGGGCACCCTATAATGCAACTGAAGCTGAGCAGTTAATG GTAGAAAACGTGCCAATATCCAGCATCCGATCAACCACATTCTACAAACAAGAATGGATGATCATCTTGATTGACACAGCTGTGGCCTGTCCTACAG ATGGCATTACCTTcactgagaataaaatcacctggAGAATTCCAAGAAGAATCCCTTCCCTTAGTTTCCCAGAAGAACAGTTCTATGATGATTCTATTGTTATGGGAGTCAACAATGTTGTACTGAAACCAGATACAATAGCTGAGATGAATTATACATTATCATACAATGATACAAACATTGTTGTTACTATTCCCATTGGAGCAGAAGGTGGCTATTACAAG AGCCATATAGCTCATGGACAATATGGCATTTTGTACTACATAGAATTATTTGTAGAACATCAATGGAAGCTAACAAAGTACACAGTGATCCATCCAGTTGCCACACCCTTCATGCTTCAGCCACCAATTGTGACCAATA GAACACAGATGGTCACAGTGGATCAGGCAGACCAAATGGGATTCAAAATCTATGAAACTATATTGCCTAACGACACTAAAGCCTACATATTGGAAGTTCCCTTTGAGAATGTAAATGTGAAGCAAGAG CATCTACATTCTGACATCAGACGCTACACGCTGAATGTTATCTACACTTTCAACATCATTCCAGAAAATGAACTCTTTATCCAGGATGTTGAGATAATGTGTGAAGTGGCAGATATTG tATTGCCCAAGGCCACTGGATTCTGTGACAAAAAGACCATGTATCTACTAGTAACTCATGGGAACTTGGTACATTACTGGCTTCCATTCATTGGTAAAATGCTGGTGACACCACAATCTGCACATGATTATGGGTACCTCATTGTGGATAATACAACCCATATTTTGTttggtgtccctctctctgcaatGGGTGTGATTTATGAG CAACTGAGCCTTCGTGGAATTGTAGCTCGGCTCAACCTGACACTGAAAGATAAAAATACATTAAGGATTGAGATCCATTTCTCAGTATCCTGCAATTTTCCTGCTGTAGATCTTGCAG TATGCTTTCCCAATGGAACCATGGTGGTCACTGCAGTTGTGGATACACTACCTGACCTAGATCCTAGTAAGTTGGTACTGAGGGATGGAAAATGTCAGCCAAGGGAATTTGATCACGATAAAGCCCTCTTCCAATTTCATGTTGACAGCTGTGGTACCACAAGAACA ATTAAAGGAAACTACTTGATCTATGAGAATGAAGTTTCATACCCAAGAGAGCTGATCCCTGTTGACTTCCCAGTGATAACCAGAGACCCAGATTATCG GTTAACTGTCTCTTGTCGGTACCAAATAAACAATACGTTGGCCCTTGGGTTTGTGAAGGGATACCAGAAAGGCACTGGTCACAATTCTACAGCCAATAGATTGCAAATAGTGAGGG GGCACAAGAAGCCAAGGCACACTTTGAACCTACATTCAAGGATTTACAAAA GTTTGGATTATTTGGATTTCTACAAAGATGATGAATACCCAGTGGTGGTGAATTGGACAGAATCCCTTTATTTTGAAGTTGAGCTACTAAACCACAAGGATCCTCAAATGTACTTATTGTTGGATCATTGCTGGATGACTACAACTCCTGATCACAACAGCCCACCAGAGTGGCATATTATTCAGGCTGG TTGTGAGAATAAAGAAGAGATGTTCGTGGCTGTCTTCCACCCAGTACCAAACCGTATCCAAGATTCCCAGCATCTGAAAAGATTTGAAGTAAAAACACTGAAACTGTCTCCTGCAGAACAAACAGTCTTGCCAAAGAAA GTATACTTTCACTGCAGTGTTGGGATTTGTGCTAATAAGCAACAAGCTACCAACTATTCTTGCAATGGGCAATGCATACCTGGAAAACTAG GTCAGGATAGTCTCCAAGATTATGTATCTCTTGGAGAAGTGTGGCTTTTTGCTGGAACATTGGAACAAGCAAAGAATGGACAAG GTGGAACAATGCACTCTTAttggctgtgggtgctgggaagCTGTTCAGTAATCTTTTTAGTTCTTGTACTAATTCTTGTGAAAATGCACATGTACCACtga
- the LOC137321752 gene encoding uncharacterized protein isoform X1 codes for MGVLVGITLVLTVFITNTWTQRSPPPGLLQSSCSGRLFWIRLDASFLQDKSWTLGVTDPTGKVYPLTSPFATECGYTVSEDPFGNVVLRASVLACLVVNEGDDLFRLTVQIWIAAIGHMERASTYFHTMTCSYFPWQVREILCEQNYMEVSVQRIIPGIENDYNEDWVAAVPLAQEAENSVWQVVFHLPEGTKTMTVNETLGAHYRIDTTVSRLLLRAPYNATEAEQLMVENVPISSIRSTTFYKQEWMIILIDTAVACPTDGITFTENKITWRIPRRIPSLSFPEEQFYDDSIVMGVNNVVLKPDTIAEMNYTLSYNDTNIVVTIPIGAEGGYYKSHIAHGQYGILYYIELFVEHQWKLTKYTVIHPVATPFMLQPPIVTNNTIPVKRVFNITLESFLPDVELVTLTVGTQMVTVDQADQMGFKIYETILPNDTKAYILEVPFENVNVKQEHLHSDIRRYTLNVIYTFNIIPENELFIQDVEIMCEVADIVLPKATGFCDKKTMYLLVTHGNLVHYWLPFIGKMLVTPQSAHDYGYLIVDNTTHILFGVPLSAMGVIYEQLSLRGIVARLNLTLKDKNTLRIEIHFSVSCNFPAVDLAVCFPNGTMVVTAVVDTLPDLDPSKLVLRDGKCQPREFDHDKALFQFHVDSCGTTRTIKGNYLIYENEVSYPRELIPVDFPVITRDPDYRLTVSCRYQINNTLALGFVKGYQKGTGHNSTANRLQIVRGHKKPRHTLNLHSRIYKSLDYLDFYKDDEYPVVVNWTESLYFEVELLNHKDPQMYLLLDHCWMTTTPDHNSPPEWHIIQAGCENKEEMFVAVFHPVPNRIQDSQHLKRFEVKTLKLSPAEQTVLPKKVYFHCSVGICANKQQATNYSCNGQCIPGKLGQDSLQDYVSLGEVWLFAGTLEQAKNGQGGTMHSYWLWVLGSCSVIFLVLVLILVKMHMYH; via the exons ATGGGTGTTCTCGTGGG GATAACGTTAGTCCTGACGGTGTTTATCACCAACACGTGGACGCAACGCTCGCCGCCTCCAG GTCTCCTACAGAGTAGTTGCTCTGGACGTCTCTTCTGGATCCGGCTGGATGCCTCCTTCCTGCAGGACAAATCGTGGACTCTCGGGGTCACCG ATCCAACCGGCAAAGTCTATCCGCTCACCTCCCCGTTCGCAACCGAATGTGGCTACACTGTATCCGAGGATCCGTTTGGTAACGTTGTGTTGCGTGCCTCGGTGTTGGCATGCCTGGTAGTAAACGAG GGTGATGACCTGTTTAGGCTGACTGTGCAAATTTGGATTGCTGCAATTGGCCACATGGAAAGAGCATCAACTTACTTCCATACCATGACTTGCTCATATTTCCCATGGCAAGTGAGAGAAATCCTTTGTGAACAAAACTATATGGAG GTTTCAGTACAAAGAATAATACCAGGAATTGAAAATGACTATAATGAAGACTGGGTGGCAGCTGTTCCATTG GCCCAAGAAGCTGAAAACTCAGTTTGGCAAGTTGTATTCCACCTTCCTGAAGGAACTAAAACCATGACTGTGAATGAAACATTGGGGGCTCATTACAGAATTGATACAACAGTTTCTCGGCTATTATTGAGGGCACCCTATAATGCAACTGAAGCTGAGCAGTTAATG GTAGAAAACGTGCCAATATCCAGCATCCGATCAACCACATTCTACAAACAAGAATGGATGATCATCTTGATTGACACAGCTGTGGCCTGTCCTACAG ATGGCATTACCTTcactgagaataaaatcacctggAGAATTCCAAGAAGAATCCCTTCCCTTAGTTTCCCAGAAGAACAGTTCTATGATGATTCTATTGTTATGGGAGTCAACAATGTTGTACTGAAACCAGATACAATAGCTGAGATGAATTATACATTATCATACAATGATACAAACATTGTTGTTACTATTCCCATTGGAGCAGAAGGTGGCTATTACAAG AGCCATATAGCTCATGGACAATATGGCATTTTGTACTACATAGAATTATTTGTAGAACATCAATGGAAGCTAACAAAGTACACAGTGATCCATCCAGTTGCCACACCCTTCATGCTTCAGCCACCAATTGTGACCAATA ataCCATTCCAGTAAAGCGAGTGTTCAATATTACTTTAGAAAGCTTCCTTCCTGATGTCGAGCTTGTAACTCTAACTGTAGGAACACAGATGGTCACAGTGGATCAGGCAGACCAAATGGGATTCAAAATCTATGAAACTATATTGCCTAACGACACTAAAGCCTACATATTGGAAGTTCCCTTTGAGAATGTAAATGTGAAGCAAGAG CATCTACATTCTGACATCAGACGCTACACGCTGAATGTTATCTACACTTTCAACATCATTCCAGAAAATGAACTCTTTATCCAGGATGTTGAGATAATGTGTGAAGTGGCAGATATTG tATTGCCCAAGGCCACTGGATTCTGTGACAAAAAGACCATGTATCTACTAGTAACTCATGGGAACTTGGTACATTACTGGCTTCCATTCATTGGTAAAATGCTGGTGACACCACAATCTGCACATGATTATGGGTACCTCATTGTGGATAATACAACCCATATTTTGTttggtgtccctctctctgcaatGGGTGTGATTTATGAG CAACTGAGCCTTCGTGGAATTGTAGCTCGGCTCAACCTGACACTGAAAGATAAAAATACATTAAGGATTGAGATCCATTTCTCAGTATCCTGCAATTTTCCTGCTGTAGATCTTGCAG TATGCTTTCCCAATGGAACCATGGTGGTCACTGCAGTTGTGGATACACTACCTGACCTAGATCCTAGTAAGTTGGTACTGAGGGATGGAAAATGTCAGCCAAGGGAATTTGATCACGATAAAGCCCTCTTCCAATTTCATGTTGACAGCTGTGGTACCACAAGAACA ATTAAAGGAAACTACTTGATCTATGAGAATGAAGTTTCATACCCAAGAGAGCTGATCCCTGTTGACTTCCCAGTGATAACCAGAGACCCAGATTATCG GTTAACTGTCTCTTGTCGGTACCAAATAAACAATACGTTGGCCCTTGGGTTTGTGAAGGGATACCAGAAAGGCACTGGTCACAATTCTACAGCCAATAGATTGCAAATAGTGAGGG GGCACAAGAAGCCAAGGCACACTTTGAACCTACATTCAAGGATTTACAAAA GTTTGGATTATTTGGATTTCTACAAAGATGATGAATACCCAGTGGTGGTGAATTGGACAGAATCCCTTTATTTTGAAGTTGAGCTACTAAACCACAAGGATCCTCAAATGTACTTATTGTTGGATCATTGCTGGATGACTACAACTCCTGATCACAACAGCCCACCAGAGTGGCATATTATTCAGGCTGG TTGTGAGAATAAAGAAGAGATGTTCGTGGCTGTCTTCCACCCAGTACCAAACCGTATCCAAGATTCCCAGCATCTGAAAAGATTTGAAGTAAAAACACTGAAACTGTCTCCTGCAGAACAAACAGTCTTGCCAAAGAAA GTATACTTTCACTGCAGTGTTGGGATTTGTGCTAATAAGCAACAAGCTACCAACTATTCTTGCAATGGGCAATGCATACCTGGAAAACTAG GTCAGGATAGTCTCCAAGATTATGTATCTCTTGGAGAAGTGTGGCTTTTTGCTGGAACATTGGAACAAGCAAAGAATGGACAAG GTGGAACAATGCACTCTTAttggctgtgggtgctgggaagCTGTTCAGTAATCTTTTTAGTTCTTGTACTAATTCTTGTGAAAATGCACATGTACCACtga